One window of the Perca flavescens isolate YP-PL-M2 chromosome 16, PFLA_1.0, whole genome shotgun sequence genome contains the following:
- the brf2 gene encoding transcription factor IIIB 50 kDa subunit, which yields MLFYFRARHLFRPFRLTTCLLLLICSCLSAVCTRRQFIWKMSRAGLSCPGCGSSNIVDDNLYCQSQLVCVDCGSVVSEGALVAADDHVGGSDVSYSRSTAVAKKPCMNLIKGIQRVKAICRILRVNSGIEDLSQTYYNLAYQHESFIRVSLQKKEVLAGCCVLVCCRLLNWPITMGTISCLLDADPMVVGMVYQEMVKILNIEPPIINVTEVMEAHSLEYKITSLHVPEEYAETSKDLTKRAVSLVELAADSWIVTGRKPIPIMMAAIYLSWQSLKPNKHRLKCSLEKFCQIAKVNKHRPASKRITEMKKVLCKLGNEIPWVREAVTPDNVVRQVEDILKHRYALLRRALRTHEEALLVECQASCEDSLTEEAAPTQSSALVEQNPNASSVEQCELNAERAQRPGDGDDNPCTVSELHTDIQESQYPTPNWGKRVLFAPPCVTHPRKKRRVEQPELKDVTGDEEISDSEIDSYIRTPREAQEFILTQQLFYESEQS from the exons ATGCTTTTTTATTTTCGAGCCCGCCATTTGTTCAGACCGTTCAGACTAAcaacctgtttattattgttaatCTGTAGTTGTCTCTCCGCTGTCTGCACGCGGCGGCAGTTTATTTGGAAGATGTCTCGTGCGGGTTTGAGCTGCCCGGGCTGCGGCTCCTCAAACATTGTAGACGATAATCTGTACTGTCAGAGCCAGCTGGTGTGTGTGGACTGCGGCTCTGTGGTGTCCGAAGGAGCTCTGGTCGCCGCCGATGACCACGTCGGTGGTTCAG ATGTCAGCTACAGCCGATCCACCGCTGTGGCCAAAAAGCCGTGTATGAACCTAATAAAAG GTATACAGCGTGTGAAAGCCATATGTCGGATTCTCAGGGTCAACAGTGGGATCGAGGATCTCTCGCAGACTTATTACAACCTGGCCTATCAGCATGAAAGTTTCATCAGAGTGAGCCTCCAGAAGAAAGAGGTTCTAGCTGGTTGCTGTGTGCTTGTATGCTGCAGACTGCTAAATTGGCCCATAACCATGGGAACCATCAGCTGTCTGCTGGATGCCGACCCAATGGTGGTGGGAATGGTTTACCAAGAGATGGTCAAGATTCTCAACATTGAGCCTCCGATCATTAATGTCACAGAAGTGATGGAGGCCCACAGTCTGGA gTACAAAATAACCTCACTTCACGTTCCTGAAGAATATGCCGAAACCTCTAAGGACTTGACTAAACGTGCCGTGTCCCTGGTGGAGCTGGCAGCAGATTCCTGGATAGTGACTGGCCGTAAGCCCATCCCCATCATGATGGCTGCGATCTATCTGTCCTGGCAGTCCTTAAAACCCAACAAGCATCGCCTGAAATGCTCTCTGGAAAAATTCTGTCAGATTGCCAAAGTGAATAAGCACAGGCCTGCTTCCAAGAGAATAACTGAGATGAAGAAGGTGCTGTGTAAGCTCGGTAATGAGATTCCCTGGGTGAGGGAAGCGGTGACGCCAGACAATGTTGTTCGGCAGGTGGAGGATATTCTAAAGCACAGGTACGCCCTGCTTAGGAGGGCTCTGAGAACCCACGAGGAAGCTCTGCTGGTAGAGTGTCAAGCCAGCTGTGAGGACTCTCTAACTGAGGAGGCTGCCCCTACCCAAAGCTCTGCGCTTGTAGAGCAGAATCCAAATGCATCCTCTGTGGAACAATGTGAACTGAATGCTGAAAGGGCCCAGCGACCAGGAGATGGAGATGATAATCCATGCACAGTGTCTGAGCTGCACACTGACATCCAGGAGAGCCAATATCCAACCCCAAACTGGGGGAAGAGAGTGCTGTTTGCTCCCCCGTGTGTGACTCATCCTAGGAAGAAAAGGAGAGTGGAGCAGCCTGAGCTCAAGGATGTAACCGGTGATGAGGAAATCTCTGACAGTGAAATTGACTCATACATCCGCACTCCTCGGGAAGCTCAAGAGTTTATTctgacacagcagctgttttaTGAGAGTGAGCAGTCCTAA
- the rab11fip1b gene encoding rab11 family-interacting protein 1 isoform X1, with translation MSLADLQWCPTSVQVTVLQARGLRIKGKSGTNDAYALMQVGKEKFQTSVVEKSVAPVWKEEAAFDLPPLLPLGGGGGGGGGTERCTLHVQVLHRALMGPDKLLGQAVINLLQLSEDKTRDKTMWFKLLDKTGKADKDRGEVLVDIQFMRNNMTASMFDLSAAGKSRSRLGKFKDKVRGKKKESDTASNVVPSFTQVLTDSEEEGNQEEDADKGEKKKKPKMKSLFSTKSNLQRNMSQSMSVLPAKNSSLSGSQSSGLNVDSSEGKKKFKFLIHKRSGSSDSKDSSSGHQKHGAAEQSNLCINGSHVYCEGQPPQTSRIGSNFSLASSGHGSMEDVPESSPSVDSLRAVKQYSPWTEEEEEGEHIKEDVGELRREEEERIRRQEKELERLAEEKRQEEEEKEEKVKREELIRRQEEERAQEERRQKKEEERLRREEERKRLAKEKRRLEEQEKEKVRKEEEERIRREERVEEERMREEEERVRRQEHEEKRRLEEQERRRREEEERIRMEEERAQEERRHEEVERARRREEQRKLAEEKRTEEEERIEKVRKEEEERIRREEEMAEEERRRQEKVRIQKECEEKRRLEEQERRRREEEERIKDEEKARREKEDYERLVEKMKLEEEEERKRIEAEEKMRQEERIRVEEEMRKKEEERVRRQEREKSAEKKRIEEQERRRIEEERIRMEDRRQDEEETARKEKEEHERLVEEKNRQEERERRRIEEEKIKKEEEKRIRMEEEAEKERTEEEARKLEMEKLIREAEEQKDNQTKPNALGKEPRVAVESPAGIPSNPSDENFSNNPFEKIPDSPAGLDSNTAKVSTIQQRVQSAASLVGSKPVSTDEKNPISTQRERRLAPQPPGRNQVERQAQGEQHGSMPHLAQINKKSKDIKTVLPQRSVQMIAPLSRSPTDTKNTQSITQSSSTKETSNGAKHSKRPAPSRPRSVEEGPSSDNNTARSSDGDISHECGSGAKQFPIVYGLNPFEDDEDENVAQDDATTSGNTDSVQWPPVVSQAADKDAASQVKIKSSKARAPALPVTIPDNSACDPESEAISPVHVQEAPLHESQPAAVQSAGEEAGGKKEGPPITLRRLQPVKPLNPMKQQSVSVVPGENDNKSTGILCQVQEKKVKDTGLKGPYSQLTREELISLVLKQETQLSERNKKISELEQYIDNLLVRVIEEKPSILMSLNSLKKAA, from the exons ATGTCTCTGGCGGATCTGCAGTGGTGTCCCACAAGCGTCCAGGTAACGGTACTCCAAGCCAGAGGCCTGAGGATAAAGGGGAAAAGCGGCACCAACGACGCGTACGCGCTCATGCAGGTGGGCAAGGAGAAGTTTCAGACCTCGGTGGTGGAGAAGAGCGTGGCGCCGGTGTGGAAGGAGGAGGCCGCTTTCGACctgccgccgctgctgcccCTGGGCGgcggagggggaggagggggaggcaCGGAACGCTGCACGCTGCATGTCCAAGTCCTGCACCGGGCCCTGATGGGTCCGGACAAACTGCTGGGACAGGCTGTCATCAACCTGCTGCAGCTCAGTGAAGACAAAACCCGCGACAAGACCAT GTGGTTTAAGTTGCTGGACAAGACTGGCAAGgcagacaaagacagaggagaggTGCTTGTGGACATCCAGTTCATGAGAAACAACATGACCGCCAGCATGTTTGACCTCTCCGCTGCCGGCAAATCCAGATCTCGCCTGGGCAAATTCAAGGACAAAGTGCGTGGCAAGAAAAAGGAATCTGATACTGCGTCTAACGTGGTGCCATCCTTCACCCAGGTCCTGACAGACAGCGAGGAGGAGGGAAACCAGGAGGAAGATGCTGACAAAGgcgagaaaaagaagaaacctAAGATGAAGTCGTTGTTTTCTACCAAGTCTAACCTGCAGAGGAACATGTCTCAGTCAATGTCTGTTCTGCCTGCAAAGAACTCCTCACTGAGCGGCAGCCAGTCGTCTGGTCTAAATGTGGATTCCTCTGAAG GTAAAAAGAAGTTCAAGTTCCTGATCCATAAACGCTCAGGCAGCTCAGACAGCAAAGATTCCTCCTCTGGTCACCAAAAACATGGCGCTGCCGAACAGAGTAACTTGTGCATCAATGGCAGTCATGTATATTGTGAAGGGCAGCCGCCCCAGACGTCTCGCATCGGCTCCAACTTCAGTCTGGCCAGTTCAGGCCACGGATCCATGGAGGATGTCCCTGAAAGTTCTCCATCTGTTGATTCACTGAGGGCAGTGAAGCAGTATTCACCatggacagaggaggaggaggaaggagagcaTATAAAAGAGGATGTGGGTGAACTaagaagggaggaagaggaaaggaTTAGGAGACAAGAAAAAGAGCTTGAGAGGTTGGCTGAGGAGAAGAgacaagaggaagaagaaaaggaagagaaagTTAAAAGGGAGGAACTGATTAGGAGGCAGGAGGAAGAAAGAGCTCAGGAAGAGAGGAGGcaaaaaaaggaagaggagaggctCAGGAGAGAAGAAGAGCGTAAACGATTAGCGAAGGAAAAGAGGAGACTAGAGGaacaagaaaaagagaaagttagaaaggaggaagaggaaaggatcaggagggaggagagggttGAGGAAGAGAGGATgcgagaggaagaggagagggtgAGAAGACAAGAGCATGAGGAAAAGAGGAGACTTGAGGAACAAGAAAGGAGGcgaagggaggaagaggaaaggattaggatggaggaggaaagggctcaggaagagaggagacacGAGGAAGTGGAGAGAGCAAGGAGACGAGAAGAGCAGCGTAAATTAGCAGAGGAAAAGAGAacggaggaagaagagaggatTGAGAAAGTtagaaaggaggaagaggagaggatccggagggaggaggagatggctgaggaagagaggaggagacaagAGAAGGTGAGAATCCAAAAAGAGTGTGAGGAAAAAAGGAGGCTTGAAGAACAAGAAAGGAGGCGAAGGGAGGAAGAAGAAAGGATTAAGGATGAAGAGAAGGCTAGGAGGGAAAAGGAAGACTATGAGAGATTAGTAGAGAAAATGAAActagaagaggaggaagaaaggaaaaggaTTGAGGCAGAGGAAAAGATGAGACAAGAGGAAAGGATAAGGGTGGAGGAAGAGATgaggaagaaagaagaggagagggtTAGGAGGCAAGAGCGTGAGAAGTctgcagagaaaaagaggatAGAAGAACAAGAAAGGAGGAGAATTGAAGAGGAAAGGATTAGGATGGAGGATAGGAGACAAGATGAAGAGGAGACAGCTAGAAAGGAAAAGGAAGAACATGAGAGATTGGTAGAGGAAAAAAATAGACAAGAGGAACGAGAGAGGAGACGGATTGAGGAAGAGAAGATTaaaaaggaggaagagaagaggattaggatggaggaggaagctGAAAAGGAGAGAACCGAAGAGGAGGCCAGGAAGCTGGAGATGGAGAAGTTAATAAGGGAAGCAGAGGAACAGAAGGACAATCAAACCAAACCCAACGCTTTAGGGAAGGAACCTCGAGTGGCTGTGGAGAGCCCTGCAGGAATCCCTTCTAATCCGTCTGATGAAAACTTCTCAAATAATCCCTTTGAAAAGATTCCCGACTCTCCTGCTGGGCTCGACAGCAACACAGCCAAGGTGTCAACTATCCAACAAAG GGTTCAATCTGCTGCATCACTGGTGGGAAGCAAGCCCGTTTCCACTGATGAAAAGAATCCGATTAGTACTCAACGGGAGAGGCGGTTGGCTCCACAGCCTCCAGGAAGGAATCAAGTTGAGAGACAGGCTCAGGGGGAGCAGCATGGATCTATGCCACATCTGGCACAAATTAACAAGAAAAGTAAAGACATCAAAACCGTTCTCCCTCAGCGCTCAGTGCAAATGATTGCTCCTCTGAGTAGGTCTCCCACAGATACAAAGAACACCCAGAGCATAACGCAAAGTAGTTCCACTAAAGAAACATCAAATGGAGCCAAACACAGTAAACGTCCTGCGCCGTCTAGACCTCGTTCTGTGGAAGAAGGGCCATCATCTGATAACAATACAGCACGGTCTTCTGATGGCGACATTTCCCATGAATGTGGCTCAGGGGCAAAACAATTCCCTATCGTTTATGGCTTAAATCCATTTGAAGACGACGAAGATGAAAATGTAGCCCAAGATGATGCAACAACTTCTGGCAATACTGATTCAGTACAATGGCCTCCAGTCGTGTCCCAAGCTGCTGATAAAGATGCCGCCTCTCAAGTAAAAATCAAATCCTCAAAGGCCCGTGCTCCTGCACTTCCTGTGACCATACCTGATAACAGTGCATGTGACCCCGAGTCAGAGGCCATTAGTCCTGTGCATGTCCAGGAGGCTCCGCTACATGAGTCCCAGCCTGCGGCAGTGCAGAGTGCTGGGGAGGAAGCAGGTGGCAAGAAGGAGGGGCCTCCTATTACTTTACGCAG GCTTCAACCTGTAAAACCCCTTAATCCTATGAAACAGCAGTCTGTTTCAGTTGTTCCAGGGGAAAATGATAACAAGTCCACTGGAATCCTGTGTCAAGTTCAGGAGAAAAAg GTAAAGGACACTGGACTAAAAGGGCCCTACTCCCAGCTGACTCGGGAGGAACTCATCTCTCTGGTGCTCAAACAAGAAACCCAGCTGTCCGAGAGAAACAAAAAGATATCGGAGCTGGAGCAGTACATTGACAACTTGCTTGTGCGCGTCATAGAAGAGAAACCAAGTATTCTCATGTCCCTGAACTCTCTGAAGAAAGCTGCCTAG
- the rab11fip1b gene encoding trichohyalin isoform X2: MRNNMTASMFDLSAAGKSRSRLGKFKDKVRGKKKESDTASNVVPSFTQVLTDSEEEGNQEEDADKGEKKKKPKMKSLFSTKSNLQRNMSQSMSVLPAKNSSLSGSQSSGLNVDSSEGKKKFKFLIHKRSGSSDSKDSSSGHQKHGAAEQSNLCINGSHVYCEGQPPQTSRIGSNFSLASSGHGSMEDVPESSPSVDSLRAVKQYSPWTEEEEEGEHIKEDVGELRREEEERIRRQEKELERLAEEKRQEEEEKEEKVKREELIRRQEEERAQEERRQKKEEERLRREEERKRLAKEKRRLEEQEKEKVRKEEEERIRREERVEEERMREEEERVRRQEHEEKRRLEEQERRRREEEERIRMEEERAQEERRHEEVERARRREEQRKLAEEKRTEEEERIEKVRKEEEERIRREEEMAEEERRRQEKVRIQKECEEKRRLEEQERRRREEEERIKDEEKARREKEDYERLVEKMKLEEEEERKRIEAEEKMRQEERIRVEEEMRKKEEERVRRQEREKSAEKKRIEEQERRRIEEERIRMEDRRQDEEETARKEKEEHERLVEEKNRQEERERRRIEEEKIKKEEEKRIRMEEEAEKERTEEEARKLEMEKLIREAEEQKDNQTKPNALGKEPRVAVESPAGIPSNPSDENFSNNPFEKIPDSPAGLDSNTAKVSTIQQRVQSAASLVGSKPVSTDEKNPISTQRERRLAPQPPGRNQVERQAQGEQHGSMPHLAQINKKSKDIKTVLPQRSVQMIAPLSRSPTDTKNTQSITQSSSTKETSNGAKHSKRPAPSRPRSVEEGPSSDNNTARSSDGDISHECGSGAKQFPIVYGLNPFEDDEDENVAQDDATTSGNTDSVQWPPVVSQAADKDAASQVKIKSSKARAPALPVTIPDNSACDPESEAISPVHVQEAPLHESQPAAVQSAGEEAGGKKEGPPITLRRLQPVKPLNPMKQQSVSVVPGENDNKSTGILCQVQEKKVKDTGLKGPYSQLTREELISLVLKQETQLSERNKKISELEQYIDNLLVRVIEEKPSILMSLNSLKKAA, encoded by the exons ATGAGAAACAACATGACCGCCAGCATGTTTGACCTCTCCGCTGCCGGCAAATCCAGATCTCGCCTGGGCAAATTCAAGGACAAAGTGCGTGGCAAGAAAAAGGAATCTGATACTGCGTCTAACGTGGTGCCATCCTTCACCCAGGTCCTGACAGACAGCGAGGAGGAGGGAAACCAGGAGGAAGATGCTGACAAAGgcgagaaaaagaagaaacctAAGATGAAGTCGTTGTTTTCTACCAAGTCTAACCTGCAGAGGAACATGTCTCAGTCAATGTCTGTTCTGCCTGCAAAGAACTCCTCACTGAGCGGCAGCCAGTCGTCTGGTCTAAATGTGGATTCCTCTGAAG GTAAAAAGAAGTTCAAGTTCCTGATCCATAAACGCTCAGGCAGCTCAGACAGCAAAGATTCCTCCTCTGGTCACCAAAAACATGGCGCTGCCGAACAGAGTAACTTGTGCATCAATGGCAGTCATGTATATTGTGAAGGGCAGCCGCCCCAGACGTCTCGCATCGGCTCCAACTTCAGTCTGGCCAGTTCAGGCCACGGATCCATGGAGGATGTCCCTGAAAGTTCTCCATCTGTTGATTCACTGAGGGCAGTGAAGCAGTATTCACCatggacagaggaggaggaggaaggagagcaTATAAAAGAGGATGTGGGTGAACTaagaagggaggaagaggaaaggaTTAGGAGACAAGAAAAAGAGCTTGAGAGGTTGGCTGAGGAGAAGAgacaagaggaagaagaaaaggaagagaaagTTAAAAGGGAGGAACTGATTAGGAGGCAGGAGGAAGAAAGAGCTCAGGAAGAGAGGAGGcaaaaaaaggaagaggagaggctCAGGAGAGAAGAAGAGCGTAAACGATTAGCGAAGGAAAAGAGGAGACTAGAGGaacaagaaaaagagaaagttagaaaggaggaagaggaaaggatcaggagggaggagagggttGAGGAAGAGAGGATgcgagaggaagaggagagggtgAGAAGACAAGAGCATGAGGAAAAGAGGAGACTTGAGGAACAAGAAAGGAGGcgaagggaggaagaggaaaggattaggatggaggaggaaagggctcaggaagagaggagacacGAGGAAGTGGAGAGAGCAAGGAGACGAGAAGAGCAGCGTAAATTAGCAGAGGAAAAGAGAacggaggaagaagagaggatTGAGAAAGTtagaaaggaggaagaggagaggatccggagggaggaggagatggctgaggaagagaggaggagacaagAGAAGGTGAGAATCCAAAAAGAGTGTGAGGAAAAAAGGAGGCTTGAAGAACAAGAAAGGAGGCGAAGGGAGGAAGAAGAAAGGATTAAGGATGAAGAGAAGGCTAGGAGGGAAAAGGAAGACTATGAGAGATTAGTAGAGAAAATGAAActagaagaggaggaagaaaggaaaaggaTTGAGGCAGAGGAAAAGATGAGACAAGAGGAAAGGATAAGGGTGGAGGAAGAGATgaggaagaaagaagaggagagggtTAGGAGGCAAGAGCGTGAGAAGTctgcagagaaaaagaggatAGAAGAACAAGAAAGGAGGAGAATTGAAGAGGAAAGGATTAGGATGGAGGATAGGAGACAAGATGAAGAGGAGACAGCTAGAAAGGAAAAGGAAGAACATGAGAGATTGGTAGAGGAAAAAAATAGACAAGAGGAACGAGAGAGGAGACGGATTGAGGAAGAGAAGATTaaaaaggaggaagagaagaggattaggatggaggaggaagctGAAAAGGAGAGAACCGAAGAGGAGGCCAGGAAGCTGGAGATGGAGAAGTTAATAAGGGAAGCAGAGGAACAGAAGGACAATCAAACCAAACCCAACGCTTTAGGGAAGGAACCTCGAGTGGCTGTGGAGAGCCCTGCAGGAATCCCTTCTAATCCGTCTGATGAAAACTTCTCAAATAATCCCTTTGAAAAGATTCCCGACTCTCCTGCTGGGCTCGACAGCAACACAGCCAAGGTGTCAACTATCCAACAAAG GGTTCAATCTGCTGCATCACTGGTGGGAAGCAAGCCCGTTTCCACTGATGAAAAGAATCCGATTAGTACTCAACGGGAGAGGCGGTTGGCTCCACAGCCTCCAGGAAGGAATCAAGTTGAGAGACAGGCTCAGGGGGAGCAGCATGGATCTATGCCACATCTGGCACAAATTAACAAGAAAAGTAAAGACATCAAAACCGTTCTCCCTCAGCGCTCAGTGCAAATGATTGCTCCTCTGAGTAGGTCTCCCACAGATACAAAGAACACCCAGAGCATAACGCAAAGTAGTTCCACTAAAGAAACATCAAATGGAGCCAAACACAGTAAACGTCCTGCGCCGTCTAGACCTCGTTCTGTGGAAGAAGGGCCATCATCTGATAACAATACAGCACGGTCTTCTGATGGCGACATTTCCCATGAATGTGGCTCAGGGGCAAAACAATTCCCTATCGTTTATGGCTTAAATCCATTTGAAGACGACGAAGATGAAAATGTAGCCCAAGATGATGCAACAACTTCTGGCAATACTGATTCAGTACAATGGCCTCCAGTCGTGTCCCAAGCTGCTGATAAAGATGCCGCCTCTCAAGTAAAAATCAAATCCTCAAAGGCCCGTGCTCCTGCACTTCCTGTGACCATACCTGATAACAGTGCATGTGACCCCGAGTCAGAGGCCATTAGTCCTGTGCATGTCCAGGAGGCTCCGCTACATGAGTCCCAGCCTGCGGCAGTGCAGAGTGCTGGGGAGGAAGCAGGTGGCAAGAAGGAGGGGCCTCCTATTACTTTACGCAG GCTTCAACCTGTAAAACCCCTTAATCCTATGAAACAGCAGTCTGTTTCAGTTGTTCCAGGGGAAAATGATAACAAGTCCACTGGAATCCTGTGTCAAGTTCAGGAGAAAAAg GTAAAGGACACTGGACTAAAAGGGCCCTACTCCCAGCTGACTCGGGAGGAACTCATCTCTCTGGTGCTCAAACAAGAAACCCAGCTGTCCGAGAGAAACAAAAAGATATCGGAGCTGGAGCAGTACATTGACAACTTGCTTGTGCGCGTCATAGAAGAGAAACCAAGTATTCTCATGTCCCTGAACTCTCTGAAGAAAGCTGCCTAG